The DNA region AAATCATAAAAGGAAAAACCGTAGTCTGTGTCATTAGCGGGGGCAACAATGACATTGAACGCATGCAGGAAATCAAGGAAAAATCCTTGCTATACGAAGGCTTAAAGCATTACTTTATTGTCCGTTTCCCGCAAAGGCCAGGTGCATTAAAGTTATTTGTAAACAGCGTACTAGGCCCGCACGACGACATCACCCGCTTTGAGTTTATAAAAAAAACAAATAAAGAAAATGGCCCGGCACTTGTTGGAATAGAACTGGCCAACAAGGCCGATTATGAGGCATTGGTACAACGGATGAAAGAATTTAAGTTCGACATTATTGAGCTGAACAACGACCAGACCCTATTCGAATACCTGGTTTAACAACGTTTACTTAAAAAAGGAGAAAAGCCCTTTGGGTTTCCACTCCTTTTTTCTTGTCAAAGCGTCCTGATTTCGCGGGTATACTTCCAGAATGGTATTTAGAGTTGCAATGGCCACCTTGGTTTCTCCGATGGCATGACAGGCATCGGCATAATAAAGTGTCATTTGCACCCGTGCTTCATCCCAGCTCCATCCGTTTTTGTTATAGCAATCAATGGCCTTCCAGGCAAAGGCCATACAGTGTTTCCATAATCCCTGCCTGGCGCAGCACTCGGCCAATCGCAGATTGGCATCACTGATGATGCTGTCCTCAGCCTCAGTGCCCAGTTTGCAGGACTGTAGCAGGATGATCAGGTTTTCTTTTGCCTTATCATAGTTTTCGAGGTACAGATAAGACATACCCCGCATAAAATGTACTTTTTGTATAGAGTCTAGCTGCATGGCCTTACCTTTTATTGACTGATAATTGTCTGCACAGGCAATGCACTGCCGGTAATCTTTCATCTGGTAAAAATTCTGCATCAGCATAAACCAAGATGAATTGTCGTCTGGATGCTTATCCAGCTGCTCCTGCCAGGCTTTATTGGCTTCTTCCAGGCTTCCTTCCTTTAGCAGGTCAAGCCTGATGTTCTGAACGGTGATGTACCTTTCATTCAGCAAAAAAAGTTCTTCCTCAGTAAGTTCAGCCCTGTTTTCTTTGATAAAAGTATGATATTCCTGATCGGTAGTACTCAAGAGCGCTTTGGTTTCTTCTACCCTGTCCAGCTTAAAGAGTACCTCCAGAATCTCTCCTTTCAACTCAATGTAACTGCTAAAACTAAGGTAGTCTCCGCCGTAAGCTACCGCAGTATTCAAAACATCCAGGGCTTCTTCGTACCTTCCCAGCCTTTTAAGTGCGGTTCCCCAGCTGCTCAATTGTTCCCAGAAAGGCGACAAGGAGTAGCCCAGTCTATGCACCTCAACTGCTTGTTCCAACTGCCCCTGTGCGCTAAGTGCAATTCCATAGTTATTGCAGCACATGGCAAAAATATGCGGATCAGTATCGTAAGGACCTTTTCTTTGTTTATTGTTGTAAAACAGATCGTAGAAGCCATCATAGGATTTTTTGTAGAATTCCGTTCTGATTTTTAACAGTTCACCGCCAATTTCAGGGGTATAAACCTCCGCTTCAAATTCAGCAAAATTTACACCGGCATTGTAATAATCAGCGGCGGCATCATCAGGCCATTTTTCTGGTTCCGGCAGGCTGCCTTTTACCCGGTACACAGACTCGAAATAACGCTGCAGACCAAATGCCCGTCCGCCAAGCTGCAGACTTTTTTCCAGGTAAGGCAAGCCTTCGGCGTAACTTTTAGCATCGTATAATGCTGCGCCTGCATAATGGTAAGGAATGTACCAGTCGGGATACAGTTTTATATATTGTTGCGCAAAATTCAGCATTTCTACCGTATCAAAATCCAGTTCGGGGGCAAATATCCTGAACGCTACAAACCTGGCCTCTGCCAGTGGTTTATTCTCAATACCCTTGCTGCTCAGCTCTTCCAACCTCTTCTGCAAGGCCATCAGTTCACTATCGGAATCGGCATTGTTTTCAAGTAAAGCCATTGTGGCCGCCTTTCCGCCCAGTTCATATTCCTGATTATCAAAAGCCAGCCTGGCAATAGTATTGTAAGTGAGGGGGTCGGGATATAGGTAACCAAGGGCTTCTGTAAAGGCCCCCATTGCCTTCTTTTCGTCCTGCTGATGTTCCAGATACAGGTCTGCCTTCTTCATGTAGATCTGTCCCAGCTCATATTCGAGTGCAGTCCGGTTGTCTTTATAAAAATCTCGGGTAAGGCCAATCAGACTATCTGCATCTTCCAGAGCCTGGGCAATTGCCCCCCTCATGCTGCATGCTTCCATGCGGTAGCTAATGGCCTTAATTCTTGTAGCAAGATCGGCAGATTTTGAAAGCACATCACAATAGGCGATGGATTCAGCCAGATTTGCCCTGGTAAGGAAGGTATTGATATAGGCCAGGTACAACATGGCCTCTTCATTTGAAGGGTCCAGATCTAGTACCATTTTGAAGCTGTTGTAAGCCGGCTCCAGCATATTCTCGTTTTCTTCCTCTTCTTCATTCAAACCTTCATTAAAGGCTGCCTGATATTCGCATTTGGCCTTAAGCAGCAATGCTTCTGTATTTTTATCGTTTACCAGCAGGAACAGGTTTACTGCGTCCAGACAGGCTTCATGATCGTTATTGTTGTAAAGGGAGTGTAAGTATTCCAGATCTACCATGTAGCGTTAACTTTTTTTGTTCTGGCTTACAGCAAATTTTCTGCCAGATATTACTTCACTGTAACATCATCTTTACAGCTGATATAGGGATAAATCATTCACGTAATATGGTATCCATTCACGTAGTAGAAAACACAGTTCACGTAAATTGGATTTTTAGCAATTGATCAATAAGTACCTTAGTCAAAAAATAAAAACTTATGATAAAAACAATTCAAAGAGCTGTGCTAGGCATCGCTATCCTTCCCGTGATGCTAAGCTGCGCAAAGCAAACACTGGAACTACCGGTTGACGAAACAACTAAAAAAGTTGAGATCTCAGTATTAAGAGTCTACATGGCGAAATTGATCGATGTTAAACCAGAAGAAATCGAATACAATGAGAAAACGGAACAGTTTTCTTTACTCGGTGTAGACCAAATTAGCCGACAAAAATTAACTACATTTTATGAAAAATCAATAAAATAGCCGATATGAAATACATACAATGCATAATCCTTTTCACTTTTTTTTTTATTTCGTACAATACCAAAGCACAGCACGTAGGCACCATTAGTGAATTTGAAATATTGCCTGCTTATCTCACAAATGGACAAGTTAGAATATCTAGTGGTACAACTACCACACTTAAATATAAAGTAACCTTTGTTAGAGAGACGGCAACCACCTATCCTACCCTAACCTGGAAGCCATTTAACATGACAGTGGGATTAAGTACCGCTGACGCCAATGGGAACATTGTAGTATTAGAAGATGGCACTAAAATTTTTGGAGACAACTTAAGCTAAATGAAACTTCGCACCCTATATATTCATATAATTCTAAAGTGTATTCTTTAACTAACGCCACGCCACCGGATCCAACATTACCGACAGATTCAATACCGGTATACGCAATATACTATGCATCCAGTGGAGGCACAGAGTTAACACAGGATTTACCTTCTTCTGGCGGAACTATAGCTTTTTACGCTCCCCGTTTTAACCAAAGAGGTAGTAAGCCTGTTTTTGGTGACTGGATAAATTATTCATCAGGATTTCCAACCGTAGACTATACCTACAATTTTATTGGTACTTATCCCAATTATTATGAATTCTCGGCATTCAATTATCCGGCGCCAAATACCGCACCAATTTATAAAATATCAGATTTAAGCGGAAAGAATATATTTTATGGATATCGACTAGACCGTACGGCTAACCAGAAAATACATGAAGTAGCCTTTTATGCCTATCCTTACTCACGGAGAGGACCTATAGGTCAAGAGAAATGGAGACGGTTTGAAGCAGCTCCCCAAGAGTGGATAGCACTGCCAGGCGGGAATGGTTACTCTGTTAGCTTGAAGTCTGTTTTTCCAGGTTTAATAATAAATGGGGTTACTTCCGCATCTATTTTAGTACAAACTGGCCCTCGTGGAGGAAAGACTCCACTAAGTTTACCTCAAACCTTTGACACCCGCAACTTCAACTTTGAATATATTAATGGTGATATTATTGTTACAACCGATGGCAGTCAACCCGATAAGGTCTATGAATTCAATATCGACTACTTATAGAAGCCTTTATTCATCTTTACTTTAGATTATGTATTTGTTGTTTGGCAATAAAATTGCTCTGTAAAACAAAAACACACAAACACATGAAAAAGCTAATATTTTTACTCTTATGTACGGCCACCCTGGGGCTGGTATCGTGCAAGAAGGACACTATTGTTCAGAATATTCTTCCAAGGACAATCCTATATGATATTCAGCCTAGTAGCTGGAAAACGTCAGATGCCGGCCGGACTTATTATACAACCATAAATGTTCCTGAAAATAATGACAGTTTCAATCAATCAGGTGGAGTAATTGTATCGCTATCTTTTGATTCGCAAAGAAAAGTTTTTGATGCACTGCCAAATGTAGTTGATGGTTTCTCTTATAATTTCACATCAGAACCTGGATATATAACTATTTTCATGGAAGATGTAAATCGTCAGGTAATTACCCCTCCTACAGGGACAATCAGGAGTAAAATTGTATTGGTAGATTCAGAAATTATCGATTAAACAAATCAATAATTAAAAAGTCGGTACTGAGTAGAACGCCGGCTTTTTAATTTTCATCAAAAAATATCTTATGGGCTTTCATGGCTTTTTGCCATCCGTAGGGAAAAATCGCATTGCCCTCATCTATCATTTTCTTCATGATTAATTTTACATGCTCCTGAATTTTCACGGGAAGCGTATAAAATGCCTTATCAACTCTTGTGTTCCGCTCAAAGTCAAGCGTCCCGTTTTGATGACGGACAGCAAATTTCTTTCCCTTATAGTAAATTAAAATTTTAATTCGCCCGTCATCTATATGGTTCATTCCGCTTGTTCCATAAATGATAACCGGATCAATCAGACCATCATTGTCAATATCCTTAAAGTCTGTATATTTTGTCCAAAACCAAATGGAGTTTTCCATTTCATCGGTACCAGGTTGTTTGGTAATAGCGTCAACTATTTCCCACTTCTTTAAAAGTCCATTCTTTTCCATATGAAAATTATGCGCTTTTATGTGGTGATGAAGTGTGTCTTTACGGCCGTTTTTAAGATCATTACTTTCCGTAAGCACAATAAAAAACTGTCCTGACCTGTCTAAGTACCTGTAAACCCTGCGAATAGGGTAATTGATGTCAAACTGTTTATTTACCAGATCGGTAAAAACTTTCCTTGTCTCTTGATGTGATAATATTTCACTGCTCAAAACCCTGTTCTGTCCAAAACTCACAGCTGTTGAGAAGAAAAAAAGTAAGGTTAGGGTTTTTCTGTTCATGGCTTCAGATGGCTATTCTTGGTTTACCAGGTAAATATAGGAAGCTTCCTCCAGATCCGGTCATTTTGAAATTGACTTACTCGTGTATTTTGCCTATCTTGTGATGATGCATTTATCAGGCCGAAACCTATTATTGAACCTTACACAGCAACTGCTTGTCACAGCAAGGATGTTCCGTCGTGTCTTGAGCCTTCAATTTAGCCTGGGTGATTCATTCCTCAAAAGCAGTAAAGACTTTATACATTAAGCCCTGCCTTTTCAGGGCAGGGACCCCCTTTCATTTTTGTACACATTAAATTTTTCGTTATGCGCTGGATTGAGGCTGGCTTTGTGCTGCTTATTGCACTAGACTTAATCATCATATTCCTGGCAATATTCCTGTTAACACCTTTATATGCCTTAGCTGCTATACTGGTTACAGCAGGACTAAAAGGAATACATAACAATGTAAGGATTAAATAAATTATTATGACTAATTCAATTCAAATACTTGATACACCGGTTATATTAACCACAGGAATATACGATCTGCTGAAGGACCATATCAGGCGTAAAAAACTGAGTAAAACAAATGAGGCCGCTCTGGATGCACAACTAAAGAAAGCCAGGCAGGTTTTAAGAAAGGACCTTCCGACAGATGTGGTCACTGTAGATACGCTTGTAACTGTGAAAGATCTGGAAACAGGGGATACACAGGAATACAAATTTGTAGGCCCGGACTCGGCGAAGAAAAAAAATGGCACAGTGTCTATCCTGTCTCCTATGGGAATTGCTATGATAGGCTACCCGGTAGGTGCGGTAGTTGAGTGGGAGTTTAATGCAGAG from Pedobacter africanus includes:
- a CDS encoding tetratricopeptide repeat protein, with product MVDLEYLHSLYNNNDHEACLDAVNLFLLVNDKNTEALLLKAKCEYQAAFNEGLNEEEEENENMLEPAYNSFKMVLDLDPSNEEAMLYLAYINTFLTRANLAESIAYCDVLSKSADLATRIKAISYRMEACSMRGAIAQALEDADSLIGLTRDFYKDNRTALEYELGQIYMKKADLYLEHQQDEKKAMGAFTEALGYLYPDPLTYNTIARLAFDNQEYELGGKAATMALLENNADSDSELMALQKRLEELSSKGIENKPLAEARFVAFRIFAPELDFDTVEMLNFAQQYIKLYPDWYIPYHYAGAALYDAKSYAEGLPYLEKSLQLGGRAFGLQRYFESVYRVKGSLPEPEKWPDDAAADYYNAGVNFAEFEAEVYTPEIGGELLKIRTEFYKKSYDGFYDLFYNNKQRKGPYDTDPHIFAMCCNNYGIALSAQGQLEQAVEVHRLGYSLSPFWEQLSSWGTALKRLGRYEEALDVLNTAVAYGGDYLSFSSYIELKGEILEVLFKLDRVEETKALLSTTDQEYHTFIKENRAELTEEELFLLNERYITVQNIRLDLLKEGSLEEANKAWQEQLDKHPDDNSSWFMLMQNFYQMKDYRQCIACADNYQSIKGKAMQLDSIQKVHFMRGMSYLYLENYDKAKENLIILLQSCKLGTEAEDSIISDANLRLAECCARQGLWKHCMAFAWKAIDCYNKNGWSWDEARVQMTLYYADACHAIGETKVAIATLNTILEVYPRNQDALTRKKEWKPKGLFSFFK
- a CDS encoding M949_RS01915 family surface polysaccharide biosynthesis protein, translating into MNRKTLTLLFFFSTAVSFGQNRVLSSEILSHQETRKVFTDLVNKQFDINYPIRRVYRYLDRSGQFFIVLTESNDLKNGRKDTLHHHIKAHNFHMEKNGLLKKWEIVDAITKQPGTDEMENSIWFWTKYTDFKDIDNDGLIDPVIIYGTSGMNHIDDGRIKILIYYKGKKFAVRHQNGTLDFERNTRVDKAFYTLPVKIQEHVKLIMKKMIDEGNAIFPYGWQKAMKAHKIFFDEN
- a CDS encoding GreA/GreB family elongation factor; this translates as MTNSIQILDTPVILTTGIYDLLKDHIRRKKLSKTNEAALDAQLKKARQVLRKDLPTDVVTVDTLVTVKDLETGDTQEYKFVGPDSAKKKNGTVSILSPMGIAMIGYPVGAVVEWEFNAEIKKNQIIGVTPI